A genomic region of Phragmites australis chromosome 2, lpPhrAust1.1, whole genome shotgun sequence contains the following coding sequences:
- the LOC133909102 gene encoding uncharacterized protein LOC133909102, with amino-acid sequence MDDDGSSSTPASYIRLVQHLIEKCICYSMNKEECMETLEKHANIMPVITSTVWKELEKENREFFEMYKKDRGEESSQKSPSEQAAPSKSSDDGDD; translated from the exons ATGGACGACGACGGCTCCTCGTCGACGCCGGCTTCGTACATCAGACTG GTGCAGCATCTGATCGAGAAGTGCATCTGCTACAGCATGAACAAGGAGGAATGTATGGAGACGCTGGAGAAGCATGCCAACATCATGCCCGTCATCACCTCCACTG TGTGGAAGGAGCTGGAGAAGGAGAACAGGGAGTTCTTCGAGATGTACAAGAAGGATCGGGGAGAAGAGTCGTCGCAGAAGAGTCCATCTGAACAGGCAGCTCCGTCCAAGAGCTCAGACGACGGCGACGACTAG